A genomic region of Hypomesus transpacificus isolate Combined female chromosome 19, fHypTra1, whole genome shotgun sequence contains the following coding sequences:
- the polr2m gene encoding protein GRINL1A encodes MSSSWTERQGQVGDLRNKSKEELCELLSRQEKLLSNKRFIQTLPDKGRTILDFAERVRLALINNEEEESKQDKLASVRSELQSKYQQALTQRAPSVHNKPETSQQSQQGGDAALGRVQDMDTSPLSPHMQPTVLSQQDNTASYVCAAVAIETSPAGNAGFPQNSDSPKESDLAEALQRVSLSDPTTVGSSGSSKDVSNSPVANANPFSGGHPMKKTHYTELVERNEKNPETKKHKFKPNQTLNPRADVSPSGSLSPGPSTGGLVPSPLSAEVRRERDRKHLNDITAARLPPLHHSPAQMLSLHESACLLQDQTEKQLELQAKLAAQKLCDGLRISMGSYSPEGGPLPVYREVHDDEDSDED; translated from the exons ATGTCCTCATCGTGGACAGAACGTCAGGGACAAGTGGGGGATCTAAGGAACAAGAGCAAGGAAGAACTTTGTGAATTGCTATCACGGCAAGAGAAATTACTGTCCAACAA GCGTTTCATACAGACCCTTCCAGACAAAGGTAGAACAATCTTAGACTTTGCAGAGAGAGTTCGTCTTGCTCTGATCAACAATGAAGAAGAGGAAAGCAAACAGGACAAGCTGGCATCTGTCAGGTCAGAGTTACAGTCCAAATACCAGCAGGCTCTCACACAGAGAGCACCTTCTGTCCACAACAAACCTGAAACATCCCAACAGAGCCAACAGGGTGGGGATGCAGCCTTGGGGAGGGTCCAGGACAtggacacatcccccctgtcACCCCATATGCAGCCAACTGTCCTCAGCCAGCAAGACAACACTGCCTCCTATGTATGTGCTGCAGTAGCCATAGAAACCAGTCCTGCTGGCAATGCTGGGTTCCCTCAGAACTCCGACAGTCCAAAAGAGAGTGACCTAGCCGAGGCCTTGCAGAGGGTCAGCCTGTCTGATCCCACTACCGTGGGTTCCAGTGGATCCTCCAAAGACGTATCCAACAGCCCTGTAGCTAATGCTAACCCCTTCTCTGGAGGCCATCCAATGAAAAAAACTCACTATACAGAACTGGTGGAGAGGAATGAAAAGAACCCTGAGACAAAAAAGCACAAATTCAAACCTAATCA AACGCTAAACCCAAGAGCCGACGTCTCCCCTTCAGGGTCCCTGTCCCCCGGCCCTTCCACCGGAGGCCTTGTTCCGTCTCCGCTCTCTGCCGAGGTCCGGAGGGAGCGGGACAGGAAGCACCTGAATGACATCACCGCAGCCAGGCTTCCCCCTCTGCACCACAGTCCTGCCCAGATGCTGTCCCTGCACGAGTCAGCCTGTCTGCTGCAGGATCAGACCGAGAAACAACTG GAGCTGCAGGCCAAACTGGCAGCCCAGAAGCTGTGTGACGGGCTGAGGATCAGTATGGGCAGCTACAGCCCAGAAGGGGGCCCCCTGCCTGTCTACCGGGAGGTTCACGACGATGAAGACTCCGATGAGGACTAA